GCATCAAAGATTGGCGGAGCGGGGCATCCCCATCACCACATTACAAGTGCAATACTCGCTGCTGTCTACTTACCCTGTGACAGAGCTGGGATTGAAAGATGCCTGTGATGAGCTAGGTATCAAACTGATTGCTTATAGCCCTTTGGCTCTGGGAATTTTGACGGGTAAATATTCTGAGCAAGGCCCCTTCCCCAAAGGCATTCGTGGGCTGCTCTTTAAACAACTCCTGTCAGGTAGCAAACCTTTATTAGATTGCCTACGAGCGATCGCCGCCTCTCGCAACAAAACCATGTCTCAAGTTGCACTTAATTGGTGTATCGCTAAAGGCACCATTCCCATTCCCGGCGCTAAAAATGTGGAACAAGCACAGGAGAATATAGGAGCTTTGGGATGGCAACTGGATGCAGGTGAGATTGCAGAACTCGATCAAGCAGCCGCTAACGTAGACAAGCCAATGGTACAGAATATCTTTCAAACCAAGTAAATTCGCTATCTACTCTTTTTGTGATAACTATCACTAAAAAACTGAGCTTTAATCACTGAAAGAGAGGAACTGCATCACTGAGAAACCCTTACAAAATCACCTTTGTAGCGCGGGTGGCATCACTGGAAATCCTGCTTAATTGGGTGATATTGAAAGTAGGCAAAACTCCCTTTAGAAATATCATGTTAGTTACTGCATGTCTACTACCTTCTGCCCTCTCTGACTTGTTTGCTCAATCTCAAGACTCTGGCAAGATTACCCTCGCCGATCGCTACGGGCTGAGAGTCGCTTTGTTGGATTCTGCTTTGAGTGAAGAGGAGCTAGGCTCTATCGATCGCCTGTTACATGCCATTCGTCGAGGCCGAGTTGAGGTAGTCGATGAACTCTCTGTCATTCTCTCGCTCAACTAGTTTTATCGACTTGTGTTTCATTTTTTGATTTAAAAAGCCAAAGTTATAGCCCATAGTTTCGGTATTATTTTCAACTACATTCAAGAAATCTTTAACTCCATCAAGATCCTGCTGTACAAGGCAAAACTCACTCAACCTGTAAAATTAAAAGCGATCGCTTCGTAGCAAGTCGGTTGGGTTCGGTAAACATGCCTGTAACAGAAACTCCTTTATTACTCGCCCTAGATTTTGGTGGCACAAAACACGCAGCAGCACTGATTGGTCAAGGTGAAACCCAATGGCGAGATTCCCGGCGTCAGCTTTCCCCTACTGAACCCACTGTCCAGACCGATTGGGAAATCATGCGATCGCTAGCTCACGAACTGCTGCAAGGTGCCAAGCCAAGTGCGATCGGAGTTAGCTTTGGTGGGCCAGTCGATGCCAAAACTGGAACAGTGCGGCTCTCTCACCACGTCCCAGGCTGGGAAAATCTACCGCTACAGCAGCGCCTAGAGGCAGAATTTGGGGCTCCAGCTAGTGTAGACAACGATGCCAACGTTGCTGCTTTAGGCGAGCATCGTTTCGGAGCAGGTCGAGGTTGCGACAGCTTGTTCTATATCACCATCAGCACAGGCGTGGGCGGTGGTTGGGTGCTCAACGGCCAACTGTGGTCAGGAGCCGAAGGGATGGCGGGAGAAATTGGTCATGTCGTGGTTGATCCCGATGGGCCGCTGTGTCTGTGTGGCAAGCGAGGCTGTGTCGAACGTCTAGCCTCTGGGCCTTATATCGCCCAGGCTGTACGAGAACAGCTAGAAGCCCAACCGCAACGAGGCCAAATTCTGCGATCGCTGGTCAACCAAAACTTAGATGCAATCACCGCTCAAGTAGTAAGTCAAGCGACAACCCAAGGCGATGACCTAGCCTGGGAAGTTTTGGAAGTGGCAGCTTGGGCGATCGGCCTGGGGATCGGCAACGTGGCTAATTTGATGAATCCGCAACGCTTTATCCTAGGCGGGGGGGTGACTAAAGCAGGGGCGCAATGGTGGGAAACGGTACGCCAAACCGCTCAGACTACAGCGCTACCAGAAGTTCACTTTGAAATTGTCCCTGCGGCTTTAGGTGATGATGCCCCTTTGTGGGGAGCTGTGGCCTTGGCTAGCGATCGCGTTTCCAAAGAACTTTGACTCCTATTCCCCCCAAAATTGGGGGGCTAGGGGGGCATGAACGGCTGTAGGATCACTCTATGACACTTGATTTTTGGGCTAAAACCAGCGGCACCTGGATTAATATCGGCACTGTTTTAGCAGGTACCACCTTAGGCTTAGGGTTGCAAGGTCGCTTACCCATCCGGATGCAGCGCATCATCACTCAAGGCTTAGGGCTGATCACCTTGTTCGTAGGGATTCAGATGGCGGGCAGCTTAACCAAAACTCAAGCAGGTCGTATTGATGGTGTGGTCTTAGCACTAGTAGCGATCGCTCTCGGTGGGCTTTTAGGTGAGTGGTGGCAGCTAGAAGAACGCTTGACGGCAGTGGGAGATTGGCTGAAGCAACGCTTTAAGGGAGGCGGTGGGTTCACTGATGGCTTTGTCGCCGCTAGCCTCTTGTTTTGTGTCGGACCCATGACATTGATTGGTAGCCTTAATAATGGCCTCACCGGAGATAACACCCTGCTAACCTTGAAGGCGACAATGGATGGTTTAGCTGCGATCGCCTTCACCAGCAGTTTTGGCATTGGGGTAGGCTTCTCTAGCTTGATCATTTTGGTCTATCAAGGTGGCTTGTCCCTAGCGGCAGGTCTGCTCGCTCAGTCTCTCCCCAATCCCGCCACCGATCCCCGTGTGCTGCTAGTGACAGGAGTGGGAGGGCTGATGATCTTGGGCATCTCCTTAAACTTGTTAGAGATTGCCCAAGTTCGCGTCGCTTCATTCTTGCCAG
This DNA window, taken from Trichocoleus desertorum ATA4-8-CV12, encodes the following:
- a CDS encoding ROK family protein, with translation MPVTETPLLLALDFGGTKHAAALIGQGETQWRDSRRQLSPTEPTVQTDWEIMRSLAHELLQGAKPSAIGVSFGGPVDAKTGTVRLSHHVPGWENLPLQQRLEAEFGAPASVDNDANVAALGEHRFGAGRGCDSLFYITISTGVGGGWVLNGQLWSGAEGMAGEIGHVVVDPDGPLCLCGKRGCVERLASGPYIAQAVREQLEAQPQRGQILRSLVNQNLDAITAQVVSQATTQGDDLAWEVLEVAAWAIGLGIGNVANLMNPQRFILGGGVTKAGAQWWETVRQTAQTTALPEVHFEIVPAALGDDAPLWGAVALASDRVSKEL
- a CDS encoding DUF554 domain-containing protein — translated: MTLDFWAKTSGTWINIGTVLAGTTLGLGLQGRLPIRMQRIITQGLGLITLFVGIQMAGSLTKTQAGRIDGVVLALVAIALGGLLGEWWQLEERLTAVGDWLKQRFKGGGGFTDGFVAASLLFCVGPMTLIGSLNNGLTGDNTLLTLKATMDGLAAIAFTSSFGIGVGFSSLIILVYQGGLSLAAGLLAQSLPNPATDPRVLLVTGVGGLMILGISLNLLEIAQVRVASFLPALALAPLIYFILAR